The region TCGTTTCGGACGCACTCGCTGGTTGCGAGCGGGCACCGCGGATGGTACGAACAGCCGTCCGGGACGTTGATGGGTGCAGGACTCTGGCCTTCGATGGGACGCATCTCCTCCAGCGGCGCGTTCAGACTCGGCGTCGAGTTCAGCAGCGCCCGCGTGTACGGATGTGCCGCGTCGTCGACTATCTCCTCGGCCGGTCCGACTTCCACGATGTCGAAGGCGTACATCACCGCGAGCCTGTCCGCCAGCGCGGCAACGAGCGGCAGGTCGTGGGTGATGAACACCATCGTCAGGTCGTACTTCTCCCGAAGCTCCTTCAGCAGGATGAGAATTGACTGTTGCATCAGCAGGTCGAGCGCGGCGGTCGGTTCGTCCATCACGAGGATATCGGGTTCCAGCACCAGCGACAGCGCGAGGAGCGCCCGCTGTTGCATGCCGCCGGAGAGTTCGTGTGGGTACGAAGCGAGGACGCGCTCGGGGTCGAGGTAGAGGTCCGAGAGGAGTTCTCGCGCCCGCTCCATTCCCGCCGTTCGGTCGGCGTCGTGCGCGTCCAACGTGTCGTGGAAGTGGTCACCGATGGACATCGTTGGATTGAACGAACTCATCGCACCCTGGAACACCATCGATATCTGCTCCCAGCGCATCGACCGTAGTCCTTCGTCGCTCTGTTCGAGGACGTCGATTTCCGTCCCCCCGTCCGGGCGGTAGACGACCCGTCCTTCGAGTATCCCGGGGTCGGGAATGGCATCGAGGATGGTCTCGGCGAACATCGATTTGCCGGACCCGCTCTCGCCCACGACGCCGACGATTTCGTTGCGCCCGATGTCGAGACTTACGTCGTTCAGGACGTACGACTCGCCGTCGTCGTAGGTGACCGACGCGTTCTGTATACTCAGTATCGGATCCGTTACCTCGGAGGAGTGAACGTTCGTTTGTTCGGATATCATTGTGACATCACCTCGGTGTTCTCGTCTGACTCTTCGAGCGACGACGATTCTCCCGCGAGACGGGTTCTGACGCGGGGGTTGAACACGCGGTCGAGACCCTGTGCGAGCAGGATGAGCGACAGCGCGATACCCATTATCATGACCATCGGCACGACCAGTTGGTACAGCGCGCTCGTCCCGACGAGGGCACCGGCCTGCTTGTACGCG is a window of Haladaptatus paucihalophilus DX253 DNA encoding:
- a CDS encoding ABC transporter ATP-binding protein, with protein sequence MISEQTNVHSSEVTDPILSIQNASVTYDDGESYVLNDVSLDIGRNEIVGVVGESGSGKSMFAETILDAIPDPGILEGRVVYRPDGGTEIDVLEQSDEGLRSMRWEQISMVFQGAMSSFNPTMSIGDHFHDTLDAHDADRTAGMERARELLSDLYLDPERVLASYPHELSGGMQQRALLALSLVLEPDILVMDEPTAALDLLMQQSILILLKELREKYDLTMVFITHDLPLVAALADRLAVMYAFDIVEVGPAEEIVDDAAHPYTRALLNSTPSLNAPLEEMRPIEGQSPAPINVPDGCSYHPRCPLATSECVRNDPAFETPSPNHAAACFHWEEAREEIALNYEDLLEHPSERPGGEDR